In Thermodesulforhabdus norvegica, a single window of DNA contains:
- a CDS encoding queuosine precursor transporter: MEPIESSPSESIKAQRDGALGIVVVSGYVATQMLSDVASLKIGVVFGLAVDMGTFIYPVTFTLRDLVHKRLGKKNARILIILAGLINLFMAFYLWWCARIPGDPSWGLQEEFRAVLMPVWRIVIASIVAEVISELLDTEIYHWFVHRVTPRHQWARVMVSNGLSIPVDNAIFAFGAFWGIVPADVIGQIWLMNLFVKYLITLVSVPMIYFVPEGSAIR, translated from the coding sequence ATGGAGCCTATTGAGTCCAGCCCTTCGGAAAGCATAAAAGCTCAACGTGACGGAGCGTTAGGCATAGTTGTTGTTTCGGGCTATGTGGCCACTCAGATGCTCTCTGATGTGGCCAGTCTCAAAATAGGGGTTGTCTTCGGACTTGCCGTTGACATGGGTACTTTTATCTATCCTGTAACTTTTACCCTGAGAGACCTGGTGCACAAAAGGTTGGGGAAGAAAAATGCCAGAATTCTCATTATTCTTGCCGGGCTTATCAATCTATTTATGGCCTTTTACCTCTGGTGGTGTGCCCGGATACCGGGTGATCCGTCCTGGGGTTTACAGGAAGAATTCCGCGCCGTTCTCATGCCCGTGTGGCGAATAGTCATTGCTTCGATAGTGGCAGAGGTGATAAGTGAACTGTTGGACACAGAAATTTACCACTGGTTTGTTCATCGGGTTACGCCAAGACATCAATGGGCACGGGTAATGGTCAGCAACGGGTTAAGCATCCCCGTAGATAATGCCATTTTTGCTTTCGGCGCCTTCTGGGGAATTGTTCCCGCCGATGTCATTGGTCAAATATGGCTTATGAACCTTTTTGTTAAGTACTTGATAACCCTTGTGTCGGTTCCCA
- the glgP gene encoding alpha-glucan family phosphorylase, with protein sequence MKIAYFSMEIGIDENIPTYSGGLGILAGDHLKSSADLALPVVGVTLLYKRGYFLQHLTPDGIQLEAYPLFDPRGYMEPIPFKVNLSIAGRNVAVGAWKYRYRGLNGQTSVYFLDTDLPDNAPEDRMITQYLYGGDQYTRIVQEVVLGIGGYLILKKLEPDITTYHMNEGHAAFLTLALLRDLDGDEEKVRHRCIFTTHTPVPAGHDRFPYDMAYHVLGDYLPSNIKELAGEESLNMTLLALNLSRASNGVSELHGEISRQMFPGYDIGHITNGVHHLTWTGPEFAKLFDSYVPEWRKQPQVLRDAVNIPDDAIRSAKLEAKKRLIRYVNSLTGVGFTDEMLTICFARRAAAYKRATLIFTDIEYLLNLSYDRVQFIFAGKAHPQDQAGKDLIRQIVEIAHRYEDRLRLVFLPNYNMWLAQLMTQGADVWLNTPRRPREACGTSGMKVCFNGGVNMSVLDGWWREACRDRVNGWAIGDDEEQTDEEAAMDLYRDLDDMVTMYYAAPHQWTRIMKHSIADITPYFNTHRMVLEYLHKYYL encoded by the coding sequence ATGAAGATTGCATATTTTTCCATGGAAATCGGCATTGACGAGAATATTCCCACTTATTCAGGGGGGCTGGGGATTCTCGCAGGGGATCATCTGAAATCCAGTGCGGACCTTGCACTGCCTGTCGTGGGAGTTACCCTGCTTTACAAGCGGGGCTATTTTCTTCAGCATTTGACTCCTGATGGCATACAGCTTGAGGCATATCCACTTTTCGATCCCCGGGGCTACATGGAACCGATCCCCTTTAAGGTCAATCTTTCCATTGCCGGTCGCAATGTGGCGGTAGGAGCGTGGAAGTATCGCTACCGTGGGCTGAACGGGCAGACCAGTGTTTATTTTCTCGATACGGATCTTCCCGATAATGCCCCTGAAGACAGGATGATAACCCAGTACCTCTACGGCGGTGACCAGTACACAAGGATAGTTCAGGAGGTTGTGCTCGGAATAGGGGGATATCTGATACTCAAAAAACTCGAACCCGACATAACCACCTACCACATGAACGAAGGCCACGCAGCTTTTTTGACTCTTGCTTTGCTGAGGGATCTTGATGGCGACGAAGAGAAGGTTAGGCACAGGTGCATATTCACGACTCACACGCCGGTACCGGCAGGCCATGATCGCTTTCCCTATGATATGGCCTATCATGTGCTGGGGGATTACCTCCCGTCCAACATCAAAGAGCTGGCCGGAGAAGAGAGTCTCAACATGACTCTCCTGGCTTTAAACCTTTCCCGTGCAAGCAACGGGGTTAGTGAGCTTCACGGTGAGATCTCCCGTCAGATGTTTCCCGGCTACGACATAGGGCACATAACGAATGGAGTTCATCACCTGACCTGGACCGGACCGGAATTTGCTAAGCTTTTCGATTCGTATGTGCCCGAATGGAGAAAACAGCCTCAAGTTCTCAGGGATGCTGTGAACATTCCCGATGATGCAATTAGATCTGCCAAGCTTGAGGCGAAAAAGAGGCTGATAAGATATGTTAATTCTTTGACAGGTGTTGGATTTACCGACGAAATGCTGACGATTTGCTTTGCCAGGCGGGCAGCGGCATATAAACGGGCTACGCTCATCTTTACAGACATTGAATACCTTCTTAATCTGTCGTACGATCGTGTGCAGTTCATCTTTGCGGGCAAGGCCCATCCTCAGGATCAAGCAGGTAAGGATCTCATAAGGCAGATTGTGGAAATTGCCCATCGTTACGAGGATCGTCTGCGCCTTGTGTTTTTGCCCAACTATAACATGTGGCTTGCGCAGCTAATGACCCAGGGTGCGGATGTATGGTTGAACACTCCGAGAAGACCCAGGGAAGCCTGCGGGACCAGCGGTATGAAGGTATGTTTCAACGGAGGTGTCAATATGAGCGTGCTCGACGGATGGTGGCGTGAGGCCTGTAGGGACAGGGTTAACGGGTGGGCGATAGGCGATGACGAGGAACAGACCGATGAGGAAGCGGCCATGGATCTGTACCGGGATCTCGACGACATGGTCACGATGTATTATGCGGCGCCCCATCAATGGACGCGGATTATGAAGCATTCAATTGCCGACATAACCCCTTACTTCAATACCCATAGGATGGTTCTTGAGTACCTGCATAAGTATTACCTGTAA